A window of Dehalococcoidia bacterium contains these coding sequences:
- a CDS encoding redoxin domain-containing protein codes for MDSQFRCKCGKAMAYSNEPCKDCGSLGPHAYAGKPGPAAPTTQGPPQQRRPENMPVDRGEWQPPATTGREAPVNYEPETTDIASERGRGRRGDNAEGFPVGMNRRAEILNHIEDMDREDRKEPARRPRKEKKRTDDRDWDTDERPARVKHYESFLDEGEEEEKPRKKGVGLAGSIISIILVAALITGALWAYSNQEEISGWLMSPTTPETVPASDQPADSTDSGQGFFDGLLNMFKWGQAAPVSTDNTSSPAATDNVQTPATPAVPSDTTIPVISEILITSITDHGARVTWKTDELCTGRVTYKTELGEPHLVNGAVTPTRYHQADLSGLESGKTYYITIISRDDSGNDAKQERSFQTLLSAADTTAPQLVGKPSASVGDSNATISWKTNEKAKSQVKYSLGTGYEFPSGFTYEFSAEHSVFLSGLSPNTEYHYQVISRDASGNVMTESDFIFKTELETGAAPYMGSKAPDFTLRDLQGETVSLSQFRGKKVILNFWASWCTPCKIELPHFQTLWANNPDADFVILAVAGSQSEETIIRDFVTDGNYTFPVCLDPGDEAFNKYELTSIPKTYFIDKDGIIRRIQQGMFTGPGEIEFMLNSY; via the coding sequence TTGGACAGCCAGTTCAGATGTAAATGCGGCAAGGCGATGGCCTACTCAAACGAGCCGTGCAAAGACTGCGGCAGCCTCGGCCCGCACGCCTATGCCGGCAAGCCCGGCCCCGCGGCTCCGACCACGCAGGGCCCACCCCAGCAAAGGCGACCCGAGAATATGCCTGTTGACAGGGGTGAGTGGCAGCCTCCTGCAACCACCGGACGCGAGGCCCCGGTTAATTACGAGCCTGAGACTACCGACATCGCGTCCGAGAGGGGGCGCGGTCGCCGCGGAGACAATGCCGAGGGCTTTCCCGTCGGCATGAACCGCAGGGCCGAGATACTCAACCACATAGAGGACATGGACAGGGAGGACAGGAAGGAGCCGGCCAGACGGCCCCGCAAAGAGAAGAAACGGACCGACGACAGGGATTGGGATACCGACGAAAGGCCCGCCAGGGTTAAACACTACGAATCTTTCCTCGACGAGGGGGAAGAGGAGGAGAAGCCGCGCAAGAAAGGAGTAGGCCTCGCAGGAAGTATCATCAGCATTATACTGGTCGCGGCACTGATAACGGGCGCTCTCTGGGCCTATAGTAATCAGGAAGAGATATCCGGCTGGCTGATGTCGCCCACAACCCCGGAGACGGTTCCTGCCTCGGACCAGCCCGCAGATTCCACCGATTCCGGCCAGGGGTTCTTCGACGGCCTGCTGAATATGTTCAAATGGGGGCAGGCTGCGCCCGTATCCACCGATAATACCAGCTCGCCGGCCGCCACGGACAACGTGCAGACTCCTGCAACGCCAGCCGTGCCCTCCGATACGACAATTCCGGTTATATCCGAGATACTTATAACGTCCATCACCGATCACGGCGCCAGGGTGACATGGAAGACGGATGAACTCTGCACCGGCAGGGTCACCTATAAGACTGAGTTAGGTGAACCTCACCTCGTCAATGGGGCGGTCACACCCACCCGTTATCACCAGGCCGATCTCAGCGGGCTTGAAAGCGGTAAAACATATTACATAACCATCATCAGCCGCGATGACTCCGGCAACGATGCTAAACAGGAGCGAAGCTTCCAGACGTTATTGTCGGCCGCCGACACGACCGCCCCACAGCTTGTCGGCAAGCCGTCCGCATCGGTCGGCGATTCCAACGCCACCATCTCCTGGAAAACAAACGAGAAGGCCAAATCGCAGGTCAAATACAGCCTGGGCACGGGATATGAATTCCCCTCGGGCTTTACCTATGAGTTCAGCGCCGAGCACAGCGTCTTCCTCAGCGGGCTTTCGCCCAACACGGAGTACCATTACCAGGTTATATCCAGGGACGCCTCAGGCAACGTGATGACCGAAAGCGACTTCATTTTCAAAACCGAGCTTGAGACGGGGGCTGCTCCCTACATGGGCAGCAAGGCCCCCGATTTCACGCTGCGTGACCTTCAGGGTGAGACCGTATCGCTCAGCCAGTTCCGCGGGAAAAAAGTCATACTCAATTTCTGGGCCAGCTGGTGCACGCCCTGCAAGATCGAGCTGCCGCATTTCCAGACGCTGTGGGCCAATAATCCGGACGCCGACTTCGTCATCCTGGCCGTGGCCGGCAGCCAGTCGGAGGAGACTATTATCAGGGACTTCGTCACCGACGGCAACTATACTTTTCCCGTTTGCCTCGATCCGGGCGACGAGGCCTTCAATAAATATGAGCTTACCAGTATACCCAAGACCTACTTTATCGATAAGGACGGTATCATCCGCAGGATTCAGCAGGGCATGTTCACCGGCCCTGGCGAGATCGAGTTCATGCTCAACTCCTACTGA
- the greA gene encoding transcription elongation factor GreA, which produces MTLKKFDITREGLEKLKVEYDQLTSARRQEVADKIKRAREMGGTENNAEYEDAKNEQAFIEGRISSLENIILNARIIEAPHQPGVVELGDSVLIQNQDGKIDRYTIVGTAEANPHEGKISCESPVGKALLGKKKGDKIEVRTPSGIMKLQITEVS; this is translated from the coding sequence ATGACTCTAAAAAAGTTTGATATCACCCGTGAGGGCCTCGAAAAGCTGAAAGTTGAATACGACCAGCTTACTTCGGCACGCCGCCAGGAGGTGGCCGACAAGATCAAGCGGGCGCGTGAGATGGGTGGCACGGAGAACAACGCCGAATATGAAGATGCCAAGAACGAGCAGGCGTTTATCGAGGGCCGGATAAGCTCTCTGGAGAATATTATCCTCAACGCCCGCATCATCGAGGCCCCGCACCAGCCCGGGGTTGTGGAGCTTGGCGATTCAGTACTCATACAGAACCAGGACGGCAAGATCGACCGCTATACAATCGTGGGGACCGCTGAGGCCAATCCGCATGAAGGCAAGATCTCCTGCGAGTCGCCCGTCGGCAAGGCGCTGCTGGGAAAGAAAAAGGGTGATAAGATAGAGGTGCGCACGCCGTCGGGAATAATGAAACTGCAGATTACCGAAGTAAGCTGA
- the lysS gene encoding lysine--tRNA ligase: MAGEERIEQPRLEKLSRLINRGLDPYPHKFHRSHTAGEATRLFLELIEKDPSATMPDVSLAGRVTAARFMGKAAFFDIRDGSGKIQVFFRRDSLGDDKYDLLHEFDLGDFMGASGRVFKTRSGEVTLEAADFTILAKSLRPMPEKWHGLQDVEKRYRQRYLDLIANEEARELFIRRSGVINAVRNFMNARGFIEVETPVLQPMYGGALARPFITRHHALGQDLYPRIALELYLKRLLIGGFDKVYEIGRVFRNEGISTRHNPEFTMMESYEAYADYNDVMQMTEELVSSACAEVLGATRISYAGETIDLTPPWKRIPLRQALIDKCGIDFMQYPDSNSLRARMKEMGLQVDQFKDRGRLIDELLSTYIEPDLRQPTFLIDYPIDMSPLAKLHREAPGLVERFEAFICGMEVANAFSELNDPREQRERFGRQREMHAAEIERAIAAGELPETDMIDEDFITAMEHGMPPAGGLGVGIDRLIMLLSDRQSIREVILFPQLKTKQGRSEE; the protein is encoded by the coding sequence ATGGCCGGGGAGGAACGCATTGAGCAACCGCGCCTGGAAAAACTGTCCAGGCTGATAAACCGCGGCCTTGACCCATATCCACACAAATTCCACAGATCCCACACCGCCGGGGAAGCCACGCGCCTTTTCCTGGAGCTGATCGAAAAAGACCCTTCAGCGACAATGCCGGACGTCAGCCTGGCCGGGCGCGTCACCGCCGCCAGGTTCATGGGCAAAGCGGCCTTTTTCGATATCCGCGACGGATCGGGCAAGATACAGGTTTTCTTCCGCCGCGATTCCCTGGGAGACGATAAGTATGATCTGTTGCACGAGTTCGACCTGGGCGATTTCATGGGGGCATCGGGCCGTGTATTCAAGACACGCAGCGGCGAGGTAACCCTCGAGGCCGCCGACTTCACCATACTGGCCAAGTCTCTGCGGCCTATGCCGGAGAAATGGCACGGCCTCCAGGATGTAGAGAAAAGATACCGCCAGCGCTACCTCGACCTGATCGCCAACGAGGAAGCCAGGGAGCTTTTCATCAGGAGGAGCGGAGTCATCAACGCCGTGCGCAATTTCATGAACGCACGCGGATTTATCGAAGTGGAGACCCCGGTACTGCAGCCCATGTACGGCGGAGCGCTGGCCAGGCCCTTTATAACGCGCCACCACGCCCTCGGCCAGGACCTTTATCCGCGCATCGCGCTCGAGCTCTACCTCAAGCGGCTGCTGATCGGCGGCTTCGACAAGGTTTATGAGATCGGACGCGTGTTCCGCAACGAGGGAATCTCAACCAGGCACAACCCCGAGTTCACCATGATGGAAAGCTACGAGGCTTATGCCGATTACAATGACGTGATGCAGATGACGGAGGAGCTTGTCAGCAGCGCATGCGCTGAGGTTCTGGGCGCCACCCGGATCAGTTACGCCGGAGAAACTATTGATCTGACGCCTCCCTGGAAAAGGATTCCCCTCCGCCAGGCGCTGATCGACAAGTGCGGCATAGATTTCATGCAATACCCGGATTCCAATAGTCTGCGCGCGCGCATGAAGGAAATGGGTTTGCAGGTCGACCAATTTAAGGACAGGGGCAGGCTTATAGATGAGCTGCTCTCCACCTATATTGAGCCGGACCTGCGCCAGCCCACGTTTCTCATCGACTATCCAATTGATATGTCGCCTCTGGCCAAGCTGCATCGCGAGGCGCCCGGCCTGGTAGAGAGGTTCGAGGCATTCATCTGCGGAATGGAGGTGGCCAACGCGTTTTCCGAATTGAATGATCCGCGCGAGCAGCGCGAGCGGTTTGGCCGCCAGCGGGAAATGCATGCCGCCGAGATAGAACGCGCTATTGCGGCTGGAGAGCTGCCCGAGACCGATATGATTGATGAAGATTTTATAACCGCCATGGAGCACGGCATGCCGCCCGCCGGCGGCCTGGGAGTCGGCATCGACAGGCTGATCATGCTGCTCAGCGACAGACAATCCATACGTGAAGTCATCCTCTTCCCGCAGCTCAAGACCAAACAGGGGAGGAGCGAAGAATGA
- a CDS encoding redoxin domain-containing protein, whose protein sequence is MPSTVICQRCHEINEPNATVCQKCGARFCPHCHLLIPSPDAAICPHCGKKDLSFRPGKYSAGSVAASTVAPGAMPANRYVCPSCGNRIDPSLGKCPYCGQLGNRFTMMPTQGHGVMKPAHGDYTHTFAAPPPAEETATTQKVCSKCGRVIPPGSSLCPVHGKFGGGNALRNITAPVRDKTFEGEVYRRMEERKAGPAPRSGVRQAAPEEIYPQMQAGPATPAPVPEAPPMPAEQRTCSNCGNAVPDRSKVCPTCGNNRLPPEKRKAFMKAEDRYRAVEAAQQAYAAYPPQQQPYAAYPAPQQSQYYGQPAVQPYEMAYPAPSPGFVEEIYPEKKRGKEKMPRERRDRTEKPGQRASPIPILLALIALAGVIIIGVVFLIDQLKTPAPAVISNPPITTPTGTTEGPEISNVEYSNITRTGATVTWTTDKKSNSLVIYCLDGGTLCENARDDELVTSHSVNLTNLEQGKSYHITVKSALGNDPDSADSSLEVTNVLRMLDVPDTTPPVLSNVRVTNVTSGGSAEITWNTDEPATSQVSFGTTASYGTLQPSQTDTQLTTFHDVILNGLAPQTTFHYKVISRDADGNEKSSADDTFTTPVPAGVDRGDAAHDFTLRCADGSQVTLSSLQGKKVIINFWNLNCQYCMDEMPYFQTVRENHPESEVAMLMINSAAGGFPANRDEYVGAKITEQGWEFTVPLDDSGVVAQAYEVTSGIPVTFFIDSTGIIRAVQDGYFQGGAAAIESLLDSYN, encoded by the coding sequence ATGCCCAGCACGGTAATCTGCCAGAGGTGTCATGAGATCAATGAACCCAACGCTACAGTCTGCCAGAAATGTGGCGCGAGGTTCTGTCCGCATTGCCACCTGTTAATCCCTTCGCCCGACGCAGCCATCTGCCCGCACTGCGGCAAGAAAGATCTATCTTTCAGGCCGGGTAAATATTCCGCCGGCAGCGTCGCAGCTTCGACGGTGGCGCCCGGCGCCATGCCGGCCAACAGGTATGTCTGCCCGAGCTGCGGGAACAGGATAGATCCTTCGCTGGGCAAGTGCCCCTATTGCGGACAACTGGGAAACCGTTTCACCATGATGCCCACGCAGGGCCACGGCGTGATGAAGCCCGCCCATGGCGACTACACTCACACATTCGCGGCGCCCCCGCCTGCCGAGGAGACCGCGACCACGCAGAAGGTCTGCTCCAAATGCGGCAGGGTCATACCTCCCGGCTCCAGCCTGTGCCCGGTGCACGGCAAGTTCGGTGGCGGCAACGCGCTGAGAAATATCACTGCTCCCGTCAGGGACAAGACCTTTGAGGGCGAAGTATACAGGAGGATGGAGGAGAGGAAGGCCGGCCCCGCTCCCCGTTCCGGCGTCAGGCAGGCGGCGCCCGAAGAGATATATCCGCAGATGCAGGCCGGTCCGGCTACGCCGGCCCCTGTGCCGGAGGCGCCGCCCATGCCCGCCGAGCAACGCACCTGTTCCAACTGCGGTAATGCCGTGCCCGACCGCAGCAAGGTCTGCCCCACCTGCGGAAATAATCGCCTCCCGCCCGAGAAGAGAAAGGCCTTTATGAAGGCCGAGGACCGCTACAGGGCGGTGGAGGCCGCGCAGCAGGCCTACGCCGCATATCCACCTCAGCAGCAGCCCTATGCCGCATACCCTGCGCCGCAGCAAAGCCAGTATTACGGGCAGCCGGCGGTGCAGCCGTACGAGATGGCCTACCCGGCGCCGTCGCCCGGATTCGTAGAGGAGATTTATCCCGAGAAAAAACGCGGGAAGGAGAAAATGCCCCGTGAGCGCCGGGATAGGACGGAAAAACCGGGCCAGCGGGCTTCCCCCATTCCCATACTGCTGGCGCTTATCGCGCTGGCCGGGGTTATCATCATCGGAGTCGTATTCCTGATCGACCAGCTTAAGACGCCCGCGCCGGCCGTTATCAGCAATCCCCCCATCACGACTCCCACCGGCACAACCGAAGGACCCGAGATATCCAATGTCGAATATTCCAATATCACGCGCACCGGCGCTACCGTAACCTGGACAACCGACAAAAAGTCCAACAGCCTGGTGATCTACTGCCTGGACGGGGGTACCCTCTGCGAAAACGCCCGGGACGACGAGCTGGTCACCAGCCACAGCGTCAACCTGACCAACCTTGAACAGGGCAAGTCCTATCATATAACGGTGAAATCCGCGCTGGGCAACGATCCCGATTCGGCGGACTCCAGCCTGGAGGTCACCAATGTGCTGAGGATGTTGGACGTACCGGATACGACACCGCCGGTGCTCAGCAACGTAAGGGTCACCAATGTCACCAGCGGAGGGTCGGCGGAGATCACCTGGAACACGGACGAGCCTGCCACCAGCCAGGTCAGTTTCGGCACTACCGCCAGTTACGGTACGCTGCAGCCGTCGCAGACCGACACCCAGCTGACGACCTTCCACGATGTGATACTCAACGGGCTGGCGCCGCAGACGACCTTCCATTACAAGGTGATATCGAGGGACGCCGACGGCAACGAGAAATCGTCGGCCGATGACACGTTTACAACGCCGGTCCCGGCCGGAGTAGATAGAGGAGATGCGGCACACGATTTCACGCTGCGCTGCGCGGACGGCAGCCAGGTGACGCTCAGCTCCCTGCAGGGCAAGAAAGTAATCATCAACTTCTGGAATTTAAATTGCCAATACTGCATGGATGAGATGCCATATTTCCAGACCGTACGTGAAAACCATCCCGAAAGCGAGGTAGCCATGCTGATGATCAACAGCGCCGCCGGCGGATTCCCCGCCAACAGGGATGAATACGTGGGCGCGAAAATAACGGAACAAGGCTGGGAATTCACGGTCCCGCTGGATGATTCAGGCGTTGTTGCCCAAGCTTACGAGGTAACCAGCGGCATACCGGTGACCTTTTTCATCGACTCAACTGGTATCATACGAGCAGTACAAGACGGCTATTTCCAAGGCGGGGCTGCTGCAATAGAGAGCTTGTTAGACTCATATAATTAG
- a CDS encoding redoxin domain-containing protein, with protein MAEGEPQTGPKFCRQCGGVVPEGTPICPRCGQKWYMDRVEQQGADLWQKIIEKRAAAGMGEAGPAQEQKQYRCPNCMAVLQGPSPTCPQCGKSTAKARIVPPGKEDEASIEETAQALNLPPAAKGLASIKGASQRAERKGSRRRIKTLDIIIGIVIIIILLGVGYMLARQYGVLPSSLTFFNPPQQQEAPPAPATPAEKISDIAISDITSDGAAIAWTTPEPAWGKVLYGKTESYGDSAAAVLRGSAQKVTLSGLEPLTTYHFAVMVTDGKGNEQYRSNDHMFDTVQRVNTTPPVVTMFKVMPTDVSAVISWTTDNPSSSQVLYGADASCSSSTVEDTRMLTDHLVRILGLEPNTSYYYRIRSVDADGNVATMDPPNMFTTLVAVPTGPRIGDRAPDFTLPLFGKQETISLRDYRGQKVLLTFWAVYCPECDRELSLLQSIQDKNIPGVKIIAVFMESKLDDIEKTITKYRSERGELTVPVVVDMYKTTAHLYNVEKAPYTVFIDGDMIIRDIEPGNFNIEQVERTLNTLE; from the coding sequence ATGGCAGAAGGTGAACCGCAGACCGGTCCGAAGTTCTGCCGCCAGTGCGGTGGCGTAGTACCCGAGGGAACCCCGATCTGCCCGCGCTGCGGCCAGAAGTGGTACATGGACCGCGTGGAGCAGCAGGGGGCGGACCTCTGGCAGAAGATCATTGAGAAAAGGGCGGCGGCGGGTATGGGCGAAGCCGGTCCGGCTCAGGAGCAGAAGCAGTACCGCTGCCCCAACTGCATGGCGGTGCTGCAGGGGCCTTCGCCTACATGTCCTCAATGCGGAAAAAGCACGGCTAAAGCCAGGATCGTTCCGCCCGGGAAAGAGGATGAGGCGTCTATTGAAGAGACCGCCCAAGCTCTGAACCTGCCGCCTGCGGCAAAAGGTCTGGCCTCCATCAAGGGCGCTTCCCAACGCGCAGAGAGAAAAGGCAGCCGGCGCCGCATCAAAACCCTCGATATCATAATCGGCATTGTTATCATAATTATTCTGCTGGGCGTCGGTTACATGTTAGCCAGGCAATACGGCGTCCTGCCGTCATCTCTGACCTTCTTCAATCCGCCCCAGCAACAGGAGGCGCCACCGGCGCCGGCCACCCCGGCGGAGAAGATATCAGATATCGCCATCTCGGATATTACTTCGGATGGAGCAGCCATCGCCTGGACCACCCCTGAGCCTGCCTGGGGCAAAGTCCTGTACGGCAAAACGGAGTCCTACGGGGATTCTGCCGCCGCCGTCCTGCGTGGCAGTGCCCAGAAGGTCACACTCAGCGGGCTCGAGCCCCTGACGACCTACCACTTCGCTGTAATGGTAACTGACGGCAAGGGCAACGAGCAGTACCGCAGCAATGACCATATGTTCGATACGGTCCAGCGGGTGAACACCACGCCGCCCGTCGTGACCATGTTCAAGGTCATGCCCACTGACGTAAGCGCCGTTATAAGCTGGACCACCGATAACCCCTCCAGCAGCCAGGTGCTTTATGGAGCGGACGCGTCATGTTCGAGCTCCACCGTCGAGGACACCAGGATGCTCACGGACCACCTGGTGCGCATTCTCGGCCTCGAGCCCAACACCAGCTATTATTACCGCATCAGGTCGGTGGACGCCGATGGGAACGTGGCAACGATGGATCCCCCCAATATGTTCACAACGCTGGTCGCAGTGCCCACCGGGCCGCGCATCGGCGACAGGGCGCCCGATTTCACACTCCCCCTGTTCGGGAAACAGGAGACAATTTCGCTGCGCGACTACCGCGGCCAGAAGGTCCTGCTCACATTCTGGGCCGTTTACTGCCCCGAATGTGACCGTGAGCTGTCTTTACTGCAGTCCATCCAGGATAAAAATATCCCCGGTGTCAAGATCATAGCTGTCTTCATGGAGAGCAAGCTGGATGATATAGAGAAAACCATCACCAAGTACAGGTCGGAGCGAGGCGAGCTCACGGTGCCGGTGGTGGTCGATATGTATAAGACCACAGCACATTTATACAATGTCGAGAAAGCGCCCTATACGGTGTTCATCGACGGCGATATGATTATCCGCGACATCGAGCCGGGCAACTTCAATATAGAGCAGGTCGAGAGGACGCTCAATACTTTAGAATAG
- a CDS encoding DRTGG domain-containing protein, giving the protein MTNLLIAAYDPCGKTALCAGIGKKLANSGKRIGYIKPIHVKAEGAGDECLDAAFIGQVLELGESRELLCPIHVKQDELWRSLSEDAENFSAGIKSACDKAGAGKDILIIESPGAFKNDQVSTLAAYTIAEKLDARVILLLCWCSDYREAGILQAAEKLGSRLIGVVLNQVPSSRITMVQAESAAYFKEKGIAVLGVLPESRALLGVTVGEIAGAVGGEIINFKDKAGELVENVMLGAMSPDSARDYYNRLRNKAVVTRHERADMQLAALETSTKCLVVSGKRPSTSVMVKSEDKKVPVIVVDRDINEIVKGIEQSLAGAGFHQVQKLQAMSALLDSRFDYKSLNIALGLK; this is encoded by the coding sequence ATGACTAATTTACTTATCGCGGCTTATGATCCCTGCGGGAAAACGGCATTATGCGCCGGTATAGGTAAAAAACTGGCCAATTCGGGTAAAAGGATCGGCTATATCAAACCCATACATGTAAAAGCGGAGGGCGCCGGAGATGAATGCCTGGATGCGGCCTTTATCGGTCAGGTCCTCGAACTGGGCGAGAGCAGGGAACTCCTCTGCCCGATACACGTCAAACAGGACGAGCTGTGGCGCAGCCTCTCGGAGGATGCTGAGAACTTCTCCGCCGGAATTAAATCGGCCTGCGATAAGGCCGGCGCCGGCAAAGATATTTTAATTATCGAAAGTCCCGGAGCATTCAAGAATGACCAGGTATCCACTCTGGCCGCATATACCATCGCCGAGAAGCTCGATGCCCGTGTGATACTTCTGCTCTGCTGGTGCTCGGATTACCGCGAGGCTGGTATCCTGCAGGCGGCCGAAAAGCTGGGGAGCAGGCTGATAGGAGTGGTGTTGAACCAGGTGCCTTCTTCCAGGATAACCATGGTCCAGGCGGAAAGCGCCGCCTACTTTAAGGAGAAGGGCATCGCGGTGCTGGGCGTGCTGCCCGAATCGAGAGCACTGCTGGGCGTGACGGTGGGGGAGATCGCCGGCGCTGTGGGTGGGGAGATCATCAATTTTAAGGACAAGGCCGGTGAGCTGGTGGAGAATGTTATGCTGGGCGCCATGTCGCCCGATTCAGCCAGAGATTACTATAACAGGCTGCGCAACAAGGCCGTGGTCACCCGCCATGAGCGGGCCGACATGCAGCTCGCTGCGCTGGAGACTTCGACCAAATGCCTGGTGGTCAGCGGCAAAAGGCCTTCGACATCGGTCATGGTCAAATCCGAGGATAAAAAGGTGCCGGTGATCGTGGTTGACAGAGATATCAATGAAATAGTCAAAGGGATCGAGCAATCGCTGGCCGGCGCGGGCTTCCATCAAGTACAGAAGCTGCAGGCTATGTCCGCCCTGCTCGACAGCAGGTTCGATTATAAGTCCCTCAATATCGCGCTCGGGCTGAAATAA
- a CDS encoding SHOCT domain-containing protein, which translates to MMGYWFTGMGWWMALAGILFVLFWGGVVWLIVWGINKATGHRGGCATMESPMEIAKRRYAQSEITREQFEQIKKDL; encoded by the coding sequence ATGATGGGTTACTGGTTTACCGGAATGGGATGGTGGATGGCGCTGGCAGGCATTCTGTTCGTGCTGTTCTGGGGCGGCGTTGTCTGGCTGATAGTCTGGGGCATTAATAAGGCGACCGGGCACAGGGGTGGCTGCGCTACGATGGAAAGCCCCATGGAGATCGCCAAGCGGCGTTATGCGCAGTCGGAGATCACTCGGGAGCAGTTCGAGCAGATCAAAAAGGACCTTTAG
- the serS gene encoding serine--tRNA ligase translates to MIDIKLIRDNPEVVYQAMDRRGEGRADVDQIIELDSSYRLLLKEAEALRARRNDVSKQISRMKEKPADLIAEMRQVGDRITQIEAEANLLSDRLEDRLLRLPNLPADDVPEGQGSEDNVEVRSWGRTPEFAFTPLPHWDLAEKLGIIDFQRGVRLSGTRFYVLRGMGALLQRALISFMLDLHVREHGYIEIYPPFMVKRECLVGSSNLPKFADNLYHDAEEDYWFIPTAEVPLTNLHRDEILAAGTLPIHYAAHTSCFRREKMAAGKDTRGIKRGHQFEKVEMYKFVDPSTSDNELKSLLDNAEDICRRLELPYRVIQLCTGDLGFAAVKTFDIEMWAPGCGEWLEVSSCSNCGDFQARRANIRYRPDPEAKPRLVHTLNGSGLALPRVMIAVMENYQREDGSISVPAALQPYMNTDIIR, encoded by the coding sequence ATGATCGATATCAAATTAATACGAGATAATCCTGAAGTTGTATACCAGGCCATGGACAGGCGCGGGGAAGGGCGCGCGGACGTCGATCAGATCATAGAGCTGGACAGCTCTTACCGTCTGCTGCTCAAGGAAGCCGAAGCCCTGCGCGCCCGCCGCAACGACGTGAGCAAGCAGATCAGCCGCATGAAAGAAAAGCCGGCCGATCTGATAGCCGAAATGCGTCAGGTCGGCGACCGCATCACCCAGATCGAGGCCGAGGCAAATCTGCTGTCGGACAGGCTGGAGGACAGGTTGCTGCGCCTGCCCAACCTGCCGGCGGACGACGTACCGGAAGGGCAGGGCTCGGAAGATAACGTCGAAGTCCGGTCATGGGGACGGACCCCTGAATTCGCCTTCACACCGCTTCCCCACTGGGACCTGGCTGAAAAGCTGGGCATCATCGATTTCCAGCGCGGCGTCAGGCTCTCGGGAACCAGATTTTACGTGCTGCGCGGCATGGGCGCCCTGCTGCAGAGAGCTTTGATCAGCTTCATGCTCGACCTTCACGTCAGGGAGCACGGATATATAGAGATCTACCCCCCGTTCATGGTTAAGCGCGAATGCCTGGTCGGATCAAGCAACCTGCCCAAGTTTGCCGATAACCTGTATCACGACGCGGAGGAGGATTACTGGTTCATCCCCACCGCCGAAGTCCCTCTGACAAACCTGCACCGCGACGAGATACTGGCGGCCGGTACGCTGCCCATACATTATGCCGCGCATACTTCATGTTTTCGCCGCGAGAAAATGGCGGCCGGCAAGGACACGCGCGGCATCAAGCGCGGGCACCAGTTCGAAAAAGTGGAAATGTACAAGTTCGTCGATCCCTCCACCTCGGACAACGAACTAAAGAGCCTGTTGGATAATGCCGAGGATATCTGCCGCAGGCTGGAATTGCCCTACCGTGTGATACAACTTTGCACGGGAGACCTGGGCTTTGCCGCCGTCAAGACCTTCGACATCGAGATGTGGGCGCCCGGCTGCGGCGAATGGCTTGAAGTCAGCTCGTGCAGCAATTGCGGCGATTTCCAGGCGCGCCGCGCCAATATTCGCTACCGGCCCGACCCCGAGGCCAAACCTCGCCTGGTACACACGCTTAACGGCTCGGGACTGGCGCTGCCGCGCGTGATGATCGCCGTCATGGAAAACTACCAGCGGGAAGACGGCAGCATCAGCGTGCCCGCCGCATTGCAGCCGTACATGAATACGGATATCATCCGATAG